The stretch of DNA TCGCCCAGAAGAGCGTCGAGTTCAGATAGAACTGCGAGCCCTTATCGAGCCCGCCGAAGGCCCGCAGCAAGCCCGTCAGGATCCAGAGTAGCGCGGCCAGGCCCCACACCGTATCGGCCGCGAACAGTCGCCGGAACCCGTCGGCGTCGAGCCGCCCCTCGAGCGCGCGCCCGCGCCACCACACGCTCGGCAGGCCGATCGCCAGCGCCAGCACGTGGAGCGCGGAGACGACCGCTGCGAGCATGGGACGATTATACTGCGCGCGGTTCCCCTCCTACCTCGCCTGCCTCTCGCAGAAGGTATCGCGCCACACTCCGCCTTCGTCCCTGCACCGCTCGGCGTCCGACTTGGTCGGGCAGCCGGCGAGGCCGAGGGCCGCGATCAGCAGGGCGATCAGAGCCATCACGTGATGTTTCATCGCCGTTCTCCTCCTCGGTACGCTCATCATGCAGCACCTCATCCCGGCAAACCACTTCAGGACGCCGGGGAGAGGCCCGGTCGTATTGCAGCCCCCCAGCGCCCTTCCACTTCGCCCGTGGCCGACGCGGCCGATGCCCTTCCGACGCCTTCCTGGTCTAGAATGAGCGCATGGCAGACAGCTTCGGCGAGTTCGAGGCGTCGAGCCTCTTCTGCCCCCGCTGCAAGCAGGCTACGCCCGTGCGGAAGAAGCTCCTGCTCGTCCTGCCGAGCGGCAACAAGTACGATTACACGTGCAGTGTCTGTGGGACGCAGGTGGGCGGAAAGACCGACTCCGACAGTAGCGACTTTCACCGGGTGGCGTCAGCCTCCCGGGCGCCCCGTTCGCCCCGTCCGGGCCGCCCGGCCTGATCGTAGCGCTTCCGACTCTACTGATCGCATCGCGGCACAAGAGGTGGGGGGGCACGCGCTCACACCGACCTACACCAGTACCGCTTTCCCCATGACCTTGCGCTCGCGCACCACGGTCAGCGCGTCGGCGGCCTGCGCGAGCGGGAACCGGTGGGAGACATGCGGGGTGATACGCCCGGCGGCGAGCCACCCCATCAGGGTCGCAAGATTCTTGCGCTCCCGGACGGGATCGAGCCGGCCCAGTGCGCCGATCGTGAACCCGATCGCCTCCGCGTCCTTGATCAGGAGGTGGTTGGTCTTGACGACGGCAGCCCGGCCGCTGGTGAACCCGACGATGAGCAGCCGACCGAACGGAGCGATGCAGCGCATGGATTCGTCGAACACGTCGCCCCCGACGGGGTCGTAGATGACGTCCGCGCCGCGGTCAGCCGTCAGACCCTTCACCTGTTCCCGGAACCCCTCCGTGTAGTTGATGACGTGATCCGCTCCCATGCGCGTGCACACGGCGAGCTTCTCGGGGGTGCTGGCGGTGGCGATCACGGTGGCGCCGAGCAGCTTGCCGACGTCGACGGCGGCCAGCCCCACGCCGCCGGCGGCGCCGTGCACGAGCAGGACTTCCCCGGCCTGCAAGCGGCCGCGTTGAAGAGCGTAGTAGGCGGTGCAGTAGCTCGAGCGGAAGGCGGCCGCGGTCTCGAAGCTCACGGTCGCGGGCAAGGGTATCGCCTGCCGCGCCGCCACGACTGTCTCGTCGGCGAAGCCCCCCGGCACGAGCACCCGGTCCCCGGCGGTGACGTGCTCGACCCCCGGCCCGGTCTCGATGACGACTCCGGCCGCTTCACTCCCCGGGATGAAGGGGACCTCGCGCTTCGTCTGGTACTGCCCGGCGATCATCAGCACGTCGACGAAGCTCACGCCGCGGGCACGCAGCGCGACCCTCACCTCTCCAGGGCCGGGCGTCGGTGACGCGACCTCGCGCAGCACCAGGTGCTCGGGGCCCCCCAATTGCTCACAGAAGATGGCTTGCATTCTGGTCTCCATGCTCTTCCGCCAAGGGTGAGATTGGCCCTCGCCTTCTCCCCGTCGGAGCGGGGGAAGAGGCTGGTATGGTCGCCTAGTCTACAGGACAATCACGTCTCCCGAAGCACACTGCCGCCAATCCGACAGTCGTAATCCTCAGTGCGGGCCAGAAGATCGCGCGCTTGCAGTAATCGGCGGTCGCTGAGAGTGATCGGGCTGCTGTCGCGGCGGTCGGCGGGGGTTGCGTTGAAGCGGGCGGCGGCCGGGAGCGCTGCGGGCCCAACCGGGGGCAGGCCGGCGGGCCTCGCAGCGGCTGTGGATCCCTGCTCTCAGGCGATCCGGCCCACCTTCTTCGAATGCATCTCCGCCATCTGCGTTCCGGCGCGCTCGCGCCGTCCCTCGTCCCAGACCCTGGTGATGCGGGGGAAGATGTCTTGCTCTTCTTCGCGGATGTGGGTCTCGAGGCTCGAGTGAACCTCCTTGATCTTGTCCAGCCAGGCGGCCTCGTCCGGCCGCATCCGGCCGGTCGCCTCGATCAAGCCCTCGACCTTCTGGACTTCCTTGTGGTGCTGCTCTCTCCACTCGGATAGCCTCGCGTCCTTCGAGCCCCCATCGCGCGCGAGCGGCTCGTACAGGCACGCGTCCTCCATCTGCTCGTGGAGCTTGAGCTCGGGCTTGAGCTCCTCCCAGAGCTGGCCCCGCTGCTGCGGTGAGGCGTGCAGGACCTTGTCGAAAGCCGCCTTGGCCTTGTCGTGCTCTTGCTTGATGAATTGAGTCGCCTCCATGGGGTGACCTCCTCGGATTGGTATGGGTGTCCGTGGGGCTGGTGAAAGACCTGACCGCGTGATCGGCTCGACCCTGGCCGGCGCCGCCGCGGTCGACAGCCCGGCGCAGAGGCGCTCCAGCTTCCGGATCTTGCCCCGGAGCCGGATCTGCTGAGCGAAGCCGCTGATCGAGGCGACGACGACGCCCACCGAGGCCGAGAGCAGGATGATCAGCGACAGCGGCAGGCTGACGGAACGCCAGTGCAGAAAGCTCACGGCCACCGGGTCAGGGTTCTGGATCGTGAAGATCACGGCCGCCACTCCGATGATCGCCATCAGCAGATAGACGAAGACCATAGCCGCCTCCGCAGTCGATGGAATGCTCTTTCCCGGAAGGGTGCATCGCGTGTGCCAAGCCCGCAAGTGGCGTGAACCTGGCGGAAACGCGGTCATGCGCACGCCGGCGAGACGCAGACTCCAGTAAGGTCTTCCGGTCGCGGAGTAGGAATTACATGTCCACTCCGGCTCCCCCGGGCCCAGCCCTCCTCGCGCAGCCGGGGATCCAGGGTGTCGCGGACGGCGATCGCCGCGAAGATCGAAGCCGAGGGCGACGAGCATGATGGCCGGTCCCGAAACGGTGGCGACGCGGGGCGCGGTGCAGCGTGGCGCCTGACGTCGATGTCCGACGCGGTGCGATACGCCGCGTTCGCGGGCTGCCGGGCGGGGTGTAGCCTTGTTCAAGAGGGGGAGACGCGGGATAGGAGCCGCTCTTCTGGGCGAATATCGAAGCGCCTTTCCGGAAGGAGGTCCCAATGGACACGCGCGAGAGCCAGAAGGACATCATGGAGTCGGTGAAGGACACGGTGGTCAGTTCGATCCGCGGCACCGGTGAAGTCGCCAACAGCGTCATCGAGACGGTCAGTGGCACGATGGTGACGGCGATCAAGGGCACCGGCGCCGTCGGCGCTGCGTTGACGACGACCCTTTCCGATATCCTGCGCGGGGCCATCACGGGCACCGCCCAGGTCGGCGGCGACGTCGGCACCGCCGCCAAGGGCGCCGTGGTGGGCGTTCTCAAGGGTGCCAAGGAGGTCGGGATCGAGGGTACCGACGCCGTCAGCGCCAGCGCCCGCGCCGTCGTCAAGGGTGCCGCCGAGGTGGGCAGCGACGTCGGCGTCGCCGCCAGGAACGCCGTCGAGGGAGCCATCTCCGGCGCCAAGCAGATCGGTCTCGACGTCGGGCAAGCGGCCTCGGCCGCGGCGACCGGGGCGCTCAGGGGCGCCGGCGAGATCAGCCAGGAAGCCGTGGAGCAGGTTCGCAAGGCGGCTACCGGCGTCATCGCGGGCGTCAAGGTGGTCGTGAAGGAGCCGTTCAAGTAGCGCCTCAGGCCCGCTCGCGCGGCGGGCCTCCGCAGGGGAGGGGCCGCCGAGGCCGGAGAGGATCCGGCCCGCGGCCGCTGGGGGGACGACGCGGGAGGCGGCCGCCCCCGGCTCCGCCGCCTCGCGCGCCCCGTCGCCATCGAGGGGCGCGCGGCCTGGAGCCGGCCTCACTCCCCCTCCGTGCCGTCCTTCCCCCGCGTCATCAGCCTGATGGGGCGATCGTAGAAGACGTAGTTCCACGCCCACGAGATCAGCACCACCAGACGGTTCCGATAGCCGATGATGTAGTACAGGTGCACGAAGAGCCACACGAACCAGCCGAAGGGCCCGGTGAACGAGAGCGGTCCCACCTGGGCGACGGCGGCGTGGCGACCGATCGTGGCCATGATGCCCCTGTCGCGGTAGCGGAAAGGCTGCAGCGGCTGCTTCCGCTCCAGCCGGACGATCGCATCGGCGACATAACGCCCCTCCTGCATCGCCTGCGGCGACATCATCGCGAGCTCACTCCCGTCCTGGATGGCCCCCGCCACGTCCCCGATCGCGAAGGCTCCGGGGTAATCCGGGATCCGGAGGTACTCGTCCACCGCGATCCGCCGAGACGGGGTGCGCCGGACGCCGAGTGCCGTGTCGAGCTCCGACGGCTTGACGCCCGCCGCCCACACGAGGGTCCGCGCGGCAACGATCTCGCCGCTCGAGAGCGTGATCCGCCCGTCCGTCGCGTCGAGCAGCCGGGCGCCCAGCCGGACCTCGACACCGAGCCGCTCCAGCCGCGTCCGCGCGTCCGACGAGAGGGCCGGGAGAAAGGCCGGGAGGACGCGATCGAGCGCCTCGACCAGGATCACGCGCACGGCGCGGAGATCGAGCTCCGCGTAGTCCCGGATCAGCACCCGGTGGATCAGCTCGGAAAGCGCGCCGGCGTACTCCACGCCGGTGGGCCCGCCGCCCACCACGACAAACGTGAGACACGCGCGCAGGGCCGCCTGGTCCGTCTCGCGGGCCGCTCGTTCGAATGCGCGGATGACGTGGGTCCGGAGCGCCACGGCCTCGGGCAGGTCCTTGAGCCCGTGCGCCGCCCGCTCGACCGAGCCCAACCCGAAGAAATTGGTGGCGCTCCCCGTCGCGATCACGAGATAGTCGTACGGAAGCCGGCCGCCGTCGGCCGTCCGCACGATCTTCGCATCGAGTGCCACGCCGGTCACCTGGACCACGAGAAAACGAACGTTGGGCGAGCCGCGAAAGACCGCTCGCACCGGGTAGGCGATGTCGCTCGGGTTGAGCAGGGAGCTGGCGACCTGGTAGAGGAGTGGCGTGAACAGGTGGTAGTTGTTGCGGTCGATCAGCAGCACGTCCACCGGCGTGCCGGAGAGACGCTGCGCGCACTGGAGGCCGGCGAATCCGGCGCCGATGATGACGACCTTCATCGCGCCGATCCTGCCAAATCGTCAGGGGCTGGTCAAACCGGCCCCTCACCGCCGGACGGATCCGCGCTTCAGGTATCCAAGAGGGGCGTAGGCGAAGGGGGCCGTTCTACCTCTTGCCGCGCGCGATCAGCCTCATCCCGGCAAGGCCGAGACCGAGAAGCACGAGAGTGGCGGGCCCGGGAACGCTCGGGCTCGGCTCGGTGGTTTGGACATTCGTGAAGGAAAAGCTCAGATCGTTGTAGTCGAACGGCCCATTGAGGAGGTCTTCGAAGCTGACGAGGGTCTCGTTGGGCTGCCAGCCTTCCTGGACCCGGGCATGCTCGTGCAGGTCAGGATTGCGCGAGGCCGGACCCGTGAAGAAGTCGTGTCCCGTGTTGTTCACGTGCAACCTGAAGATCAACTCGGTGCCGATTGGAAAGGAGCCCAGATCCACGGTGCTCCCGACGGCGGACGTATGGTTGTTGAAGATGATGCTCGTCGAGAAGAAACCCGCGGGCGTCGACAGGTAGAGGTCATTGCTGAAGGCCGCGGAGTTCCCCTGATACGTGGCGATCACGTTACTGGTGCTTCCGACAAGAACCTTCAGCCCTTCCGTTCCCGGGGCGGCAATGGGGAATGCCGAAGCCGTCCCAGGCAAAGCCAGTGCCGCCAACGCCAGCAGCCCGATCCCCATCGATCTGATCGTGGACATACCGCCTCCTTGCCCTATCAGTTCACACCGTGGGAGCTGAGATGAGCATGTGTCGTGCCACTCACACACGAGGACGAAAAGATATGCAGGACAGTAAGTTGAGAAAGGGCCAGCGGGAGTCGAGGAAGGGATTGTAAAGACACTCGACACTTCTGGGCCACGCGGGCCAGCGACGGCTGCTTCACGAAGCGAGAACGCGATGAGACCGAGCAACCAGGGGGACGCGGGCGAAGTGAACGGATGCTGGGGGGTCTACGATATGATCGAGTCTCGCCTCGGCGTCCCGAAGTGCTTGGCCGGGTTGATCTTCAAGTCCTACAACGAGGCCATGCGGAAGAGAGTGCTGCTGAATCACAACCTCTGCAGGCACTGGTGTTGGCTGGAAGATGTCCGCCTATGTCACGTCCACGTCCACGCCCGGCGTCGGCCGCCCGAGGGCCCGACCCCGGAGACATCCTGCACCCCGGCTGGCTGAGCGCCATCGCGTCACCCTGTGGATAGCCCCTGGCTCCTGGTCCCCACCCTGCTGCTGGTCGACAGCCTGCACTTCGTCTTCGCGCGGCTCTTGCTGCCTCACGTGCCGCCCGAGGTCTCGGGCGTCTACATCATGGCCCTCTCCACGCTGGAGGTGGCCCTGTGCACGCGCGGGCGGTGGCGGCTCGACCTGCTGCGGCGTCATCTC from Candidatus Rokuibacteriota bacterium encodes:
- a CDS encoding DUF2214 family protein produces the protein MLAAVVSALHVLALAIGLPSVWWRGRALEGRLDADGFRRLFAADTVWGLAALLWILTGLLRAFGGLDKGSQFYLNSTLFWAKLALFLGVVALEIWPMLTFIRWRVQLRQGRTPDTSRARTLYVLNHIQMGIVVLIVFVASSMARDFGQR
- a CDS encoding cytoplasmic protein, encoding MADSFGEFEASSLFCPRCKQATPVRKKLLLVLPSGNKYDYTCSVCGTQVGGKTDSDSSDFHRVASASRAPRSPRPGRPA
- a CDS encoding NADPH:quinone oxidoreductase family protein, with protein sequence MQAIFCEQLGGPEHLVLREVASPTPGPGEVRVALRARGVSFVDVLMIAGQYQTKREVPFIPGSEAAGVVIETGPGVEHVTAGDRVLVPGGFADETVVAARQAIPLPATVSFETAAAFRSSYCTAYYALQRGRLQAGEVLLVHGAAGGVGLAAVDVGKLLGATVIATASTPEKLAVCTRMGADHVINYTEGFREQVKGLTADRGADVIYDPVGGDVFDESMRCIAPFGRLLIVGFTSGRAAVVKTNHLLIKDAEAIGFTIGALGRLDPVRERKNLATLMGWLAAGRITPHVSHRFPLAQAADALTVVRERKVMGKAVLV
- a CDS encoding hemerythrin domain-containing protein, encoding MVFVYLLMAIIGVAAVIFTIQNPDPVAVSFLHWRSVSLPLSLIILLSASVGVVVASISGFAQQIRLRGKIRKLERLCAGLSTAAAPARVEPITRSGLSPAPRTPIPIRGGHPMEATQFIKQEHDKAKAAFDKVLHASPQQRGQLWEELKPELKLHEQMEDACLYEPLARDGGSKDARLSEWREQHHKEVQKVEGLIEATGRMRPDEAAWLDKIKEVHSSLETHIREEEQDIFPRITRVWDEGRRERAGTQMAEMHSKKVGRIA
- a CDS encoding NAD(P)/FAD-dependent oxidoreductase — its product is MKVVIIGAGFAGLQCAQRLSGTPVDVLLIDRNNYHLFTPLLYQVASSLLNPSDIAYPVRAVFRGSPNVRFLVVQVTGVALDAKIVRTADGGRLPYDYLVIATGSATNFFGLGSVERAAHGLKDLPEAVALRTHVIRAFERAARETDQAALRACLTFVVVGGGPTGVEYAGALSELIHRVLIRDYAELDLRAVRVILVEALDRVLPAFLPALSSDARTRLERLGVEVRLGARLLDATDGRITLSSGEIVAARTLVWAAGVKPSELDTALGVRRTPSRRIAVDEYLRIPDYPGAFAIGDVAGAIQDGSELAMMSPQAMQEGRYVADAIVRLERKQPLQPFRYRDRGIMATIGRHAAVAQVGPLSFTGPFGWFVWLFVHLYYIIGYRNRLVVLISWAWNYVFYDRPIRLMTRGKDGTEGE
- a CDS encoding PEP-CTERM sorting domain-containing protein — protein: MGIGLLALAALALPGTASAFPIAAPGTEGLKVLVGSTSNVIATYQGNSAAFSNDLYLSTPAGFFSTSIIFNNHTSAVGSTVDLGSFPIGTELIFRLHVNNTGHDFFTGPASRNPDLHEHARVQEGWQPNETLVSFEDLLNGPFDYNDLSFSFTNVQTTEPSPSVPGPATLVLLGLGLAGMRLIARGKR